Genomic window (Gelria sp. Kuro-4):
GAAGGGCTTCTGCGTACGCCTACCATCGACCTTGCAGGTGTGAAGCTCGTATTCAGCGGCCTATCTGTACAAAAGGCCGCCGGTTTCCCAAGCAACTGTGCACTGTTCACAGCCATCTCGCCCGTGACCGTCTACTCAACTCTTTTTACTTCCGAAGGTAAGAAGAAAACGTATTACTACCACCCTTCAGAACCTGAGTTCGCCCAGCAGATAAAAGTAAACCTGGGGAGAAAGGCGGCCCTCCTCGGCCTCGGTCCCAAGATTACCGAAAGCATCGCCCTCAAGTCCGTCCGGGTACGAAGCAGTGATCAAAAGGTGCTTTACTTCAAAGATACCGTGGTCAAAGGCTGGCTGGGACAATATGTATTTGAAGGTGACCCCGCTATGCTGCAGGTGGCACTCGATTGCGGTATCGGCGCCAAGAACAGCCAGGGCTTTGGGATGCTGGAGCTGATTTAGCCCTTGTCGTCGATCCTCAGTAGTGTCAAGAACCGGGGGGATCGACACCAGCACAAACACCGGAGTTACGGCCTTTTCCCAAGCAGACTGACTCAAAAGAGCCGAGAAGGCGTAAGGAAAAGGCCAGTATTTTCAGCCCCGCGACGGGTTCTGAGCCTACCTACGAGGAATGGAAACTCGTCCCGGGCGGGGGCGCTTTCGCTCCGGGCACGCGTTCTGAGCCTACCTACGAGGAATGGAAACCCCCTACGCACTACTACCCGGCCCTTGCGCTCCCCTAGTTCTGAGCCTACCTACGAGGAATGGAAACAGCTCAAAGAGACTTATGCCAAAGAGGCTGCAGCTTGTTCTGAGCCTACCTACGAGGAATGGAAACTCGGCCCGCCCAGCGGCCAGTTTCTGCGCATACAGCGTTCTGAGCCTACCTACGAGGAATGGAAACTCCATTCGCCCCCCAAATAGGGGATAGTGCCGTAGGTTCTGAGCCTACCTACGAGGAATGGAAACTGGCATGACATTTTCGCCCGATCCATCTATTTGCCCGTTCTGAGCCTACCTACGAGGAATGGAAACAACAAAAAGGTCAAGGAAATCAATGCGTTCTTTCGCTCGTTCTGAGCCTACCTACGAGGAATGGAAACCCGCTACCTGCACCTCCAACTTCTCTAGCCGCGCCTGGTTCTGAGCCTACCTACGAGGAATGGAAACTGAAAAAGGTTCGTAGCATCGTGTCCACCACCTGGCCGTTCTGAGCCTACCTACGAGGAATGGAAACGCGAAAGCAGCGGTGTTGGTGACGGCCGTCACCCCGTTCTGAGCCTACCTACGAGGAATGGAAACATGTGCAGTACCATCGGAAAGGGCCATGCTGGAAGGTTCTGAGCCTACCTACGAGGAATGGAAACCGGATAACGTCTAGGGCGTTTTCCCCCAGTGCATCCACGTTCTGAGCCTACCTACGAGGAATGGAAACTCTGCAATCATCATCGCGAAGTTGGCAACGTCCGCTGCGTTCTGAGCCTACCTACGAGGAATGGAAACCGGATGCGGCCAGCATGACTGAGGCCACGAATCTGGTTCTGAGCCTACCTACGAGGAATGGAAACTCCATCCCAGCCTCATATAAGGGGTAGATAAAGGAGTGTTCTGAGCCTACCTACGAGGAATGGAAACCTTACAGGCAACAGGAACGTTTGGCGAGGGAGGCTAGTTCTGAGCCTACCTACGAGGAATGGAAACCATACCTCCCAATTGTCGTAGCTCCCATAACAACCGTTCTGAGCCTACCTACGAGGAATGGAAACACGCATCAAGAAGCATTGTCATTTCTCCTTTCGCCTCGTTCTGAGCCTACCTACGAGGAATGGAAACCCGGCCCGCGGGCCTGGTTCGGTTTCTGGAACCAGTAGTTCTGAGCCTACCTACGAGGAATGGAAACTGGTGTCGATAATTTGCTTTAGCTGAGCATCGGTGAGTTCTGAGCCTACCTACGAGGAATGGAAGCATGCTCCTCGCCGCCGCGCCCTACGTACTCGGCGCGGGTTCTGAGCCTACCTACGAGGAATGGAAACTAACTCCCATTTTCTTTGCCTCTTTAATGCTCCTCGCGTTCTGAGCCTACCTACGAGGAATGGAAACCTTTTTCGTTGTGATGGCTGTGGTTTGGTACCCTATGTTCTGAGCCTACCTACGGGGAATGGAAACTAGGTCTGAAAGTCCTCCTCGATTGTAGTTTCCCTGTTCTGAGCCTACCTACGAGGAATGGAAACCGGGAGCGCCCGCGCTTAGGCAAGTTGCCCCAGCGGGTTCTGAGCCTACCTACGAGGAATGGAAACCCCGGCATCTGTTACGCTCTCAACGCCCATCGTGTTCGTTCTGAGCCTACCTACGAGGAATGGAAATCCTGACACCACACACAAAACTTAGTGGCTTCTCATCGTTCTGAGCCTACCTACGAGGAATGGAAACTCGATGAGGCTCTCCAGCCGCAGGACCAGCCCTGCGACGTTCTGAGCCTACCTACGAGGAATGGAAATCCATGGGGACGGATATATCATCGTCCAGGACTGGGAGTTCTGAGCCTACCTACGAGGAATGGAAATTGGTAAGGACGAGTACGACTGGCACGAGCAAGCGAGGTTCTGAGCCTACCTACGAGGAATGGAAATTGGGCATGGCCCCGAATGCTTCGCGCATACTGAGGGTTCTGAGCCTACCTACGAGGAATGGAAACGCGGCGGGAACAGGCGCGGAGGGCGCGGCGGGCGCGGGTTCTGAGCCTACCTACGAGGAATGGAAACCGGGGGGTGGAAATCGCCCGCCACGCCCCCACCCGCAGTTCTGAGCCTACCTACGAGGAATGGAAACTCACCCCTCTCACCCCTGGCCATCGAAAGCCGACCGTTCTGAGCCTACCTACGAGGAATGGAAACGTGTTTCTTTTGCTAGGAAGTCCGGCGAATCAGTTAGTTCTGAGCCTGCCTACGAGGAATGGAAACGCGAAAGCTGGGAGCGGGTTGGGGACGCGGACCCGGAGTTCTGAGCCTACCTACGAGGAATGGAAACATTTTTCGACCATTTTCTTTTTTGCGCTGTAATTGGTTCTGAGCCTACCTACGAGGAATGGAAACGCGCATATGTTCAGCCGGAAGCGCTGGGGGCGTGAGTTCTGAGCCTACCTACGAGGAATGGAAACTTCGTAATGCGAATGTTCCTGATAACCGCAAAGGCAGTTCTGAGCCTACCTACGAGGAATGGAAACGCAGCAACCGTGTTTACCATGATTATGATTTACATGTTCTGAGCCTACCTACGAGGAATGGAAACTACGGTGCAGAAAATGACAAGATTCGACGTCGTGTCGTTCTGAGCCTACCTACAAGGAATGGAAACCCACTCACACCAGTCCATGGCACAGTGTCAGCTCCAGGTTCTGAGCCTACCTACGAGGACTGGAAACCAGGGGCTGAGGTTCTGGAGCGCTGGTCGGGAAAAGGTTCTGAGCCTACCTACGAGGACTGGAAACGGTCTTCTGTAGCTGGTTTTGGTGGTCGTGTTGTGGTTCTGAGCCTACCTACGAGGACTGGAAACTCCGCTGGCGCGCCTCTCGCGGTGTGGCCGCCTCTCCGTTCTGAGCCTACCTACGAGGACTGGAAACGCGTTTCAGTCTCGAAAATCCTGACACCAGGAATGGTTCTGAGCCTACCTACGAGGACTGGAAACCACACCAACTGGGGGCGTTCATCCTTGAATGTCAACGTTCTGAGCCTACCTACGAAGACTGGAAACTTGGCTCGCAGGTCTCCGACTACTACGGCGCGGATGTTCTGAGCCTACCTACGAGGACTGGAAACTGCGTTCGTCAAGGCGCAGATTCTGCGGGATGCAGGTTCTGAGCCTACCTACGAGGACTGGAAACACTTACAACCGCAATCCCAAGAGCAACCGACCGCGCGTTCTGAGCCTACCTACGAGGACTGGAAACCAGCCAAAATAACAGCCTCACGCAGTTCGCTAGGTGGTTCTGAGCCTACCTACGAGGACTGGAACCAGTAGAACTCGTCAGGGGTAATCCCCATGCGCTGGAAGTTCTGAGCCTACCTACGAGGAATGGAAACCTGAGATGGGTAGCTACCGGTTTTTCAAACAATGGGTGGTTCTGAGCCTACCTACGAGGAATGGAAACGTAGAAGAGGCCATCCCGGTCAATCCTGACCGTCCGTTCTGAGCCTACCTACGAGGAATGGAAACCTATGGCATTTACCTCGGCCCCTCTCCAGCTGCTGTGTTCTGAGCCTACCTACGAGGAATGGAAACCCCTGGCAAGCTCCAAGACCGAGCTTTTTGCCGTGGCGTTCTGAGCCTACCTACGAGGAATGGAAACATGTGTGGTCTCACTTGCTCCCATACCTCGTCCGGAGTTCTGAGCCTACCTACGAGGAATGGAAACCTTCGCTGCTCTACAGTGTCTGCCGGCATGAAGCCCGTTCTGAGCCTACCTACGAGGAATGGAAACCATCGCTGTACCTACCATAACCCACCTGCGGCCCAAGTCTTCAGCCTACCTACGGAGGAATGGAAACACGGCCTGGCCCTCACCTGGGATGCGTTGGAGGTGGTCTTCAGCCTACCTACGAGGAATGGAAACCTGGGTTAAGCCCCTGGACCACCATGTCCAGGAGGGCGTCTTCAGCCTACCTACGAGGAATCCGAAACGAAGTAATGATGGTGGGGAGCTGCTCGGCGTACCTGTCTTCAGCCTACCTACGAGGAATGGAAACCGGATAAACGAGCTTCCATAGCTACGGTAGCAATGTGTTCTGAGCCTACCTACGAGGAATGGAAACCCTCACTGTATCTGCTATAACCCACCTGCGGCCCAACGTTCTGAGCCTACCCAAGATTCCTGGCAACCGTAATACTTTTGGTTCTGGGCCTACCTACGAGGGATGGAAACGCGGGTCCTGCCGGGCCGCAATTTCACCGGCCTCGTTCTCCAGACTCAAAAGTTTACCCCAAAAGTTTTTCACCCCGTCCGCAGATGACGGGGTGAGTTTGTTATATTGAAGAAAAAGAGAAAGGAGTCCAGCTAAATAACCTAAGCCCAAAGCGACTTTGGCTGAAAGATTGACCTAGTCAGAAAAGACTTCCTGATGAAGAAGGATTTACCTCAAATATGTCGAAGTACTAGTATAACGAAGTAAGTTCAAAGGAGGCAGACTTGTGCTGGCTCATTCCGGCAATAAATACCACAAGACCCACGACCTGAGACAGCACTTGACCGCTACGGCTGCCCTTGCTCGTTCCTTTGCTCTTTCCCTGGGTGCTCCGCAGTTGGCCTATGTAGCGGGGTTGCTTCATGACCTTGGCAAGTATCATCCGCAATTTCAAGAATATCTGCAAGGTTTACGGCGGCATGGCCCCAAGCACTCAGCGGTTGGCGCCATTTACGCGTCGCGCTTCTTGGATCTTTTGGCGTTTATCATTGCCGGACACCATGGTGGTTTGCCGGCTGCTTCCGAACTAAAAGAACGTTTAAGCCAACCCGCCGAGCAGAAGCTTGCTCAAGAAGCTTTGGCTTCTGCTAAAAAAGATGCAGGGGAACTGCCACAGGTACCAGACGCCAAGCATTTACTGCCATCTTTTTTGCTGCAACCAGGGGGCGACGCCCGGCTTAAGACAGAGCTCTTCATCCGCTTTCTTTACAGCGCATTGGTGGATGCTGACTTCCTTGATACGGAGGCTCACTTTGAACCGGAAAAAGCTGAGGAACGCGGATCGGTTCTGGACATTGCGGAGCTGTGGGACCGCTTTGCCCAAAACCAGGCCCACCTTATGGGGCGCAAGGACGGCCCAGTGAATAAAGCACGCCGCGAGATTTATGAATACTGTGTCGAGGCTGCCGGCTGGGAACCAGGTGCTTTTTCGCTAACCGTGCCCACGGGGGGTGGGAAAACGCGCTCGGCAATGGCGTTTGCCCTGCGCCATGCTCTTGCCCACCACTTCGAACGGGTGATCGTTGCCATCCCCTATACCTCCATCATAGAACAAACGGCAGATGTCTACCGCGAGATTTTTGGGCCGGAGGCGGTTTTGGAACATCACAGTGCGGTACCTGTAAATGAGGACGACGAGAATTCATTGGCTGAGCTCAGGGCGCGCTTGGCCGCTGAAAACTGGGATGCCCGGATTATTGTTACCACCACAGTGCAGCTTTTCGAAAGCCTCTTTGCCAACAAGGGCACACACTGCCGTAAACTGCATAATATCGCGGACAGCGTCCTCATCCTAGATGAGGTCCAGACGCTTCCCACCAACCTCTTATCGCCCATTCTGGAGGTACTGCAGCAACTGGTTGATTATTACCATGTTAGCATTGTATTGTGCACAGCTACACAACCAGCCCTGGCGGAAGGACCACTACGCCGGGGACTTCGCAACGTCCGCGAGATCGTACGCAATCCGCAGCATTACTTTACGTCTCTCCAAAGGGTTTCCTATGAGTTCCCGTCGGCTGAGGAGACGTGGAGCTGGGAACGGGTCGCGGAAGTAATGCGTGAAGAGGAACAAGTTTTGGCGGTAGTCAACACCAAGAAAGACGCTGTTGCTCTGCTGGATGCCCTGGGTGAGGAAGAGGGACTGTATCACCTCTCAACGCTTCTTTGCGGCGCTCATCGCCGTGACGTCTTACAAAATATTCGAAAACGGCTTGCGGCTGGTGACCCGTGCCGGGTTGTTTCCACCCAGGTGGTGGAAGCCGGTGTGGACTTAGACTTTCCCACTGTTCTTAGGGCTGTAGGGCCTCTGGATAGAATCATTCAGGCCGCTGGCCGGTGCAACCGGGAAGGTAAAAGGCCCACAGGGCGAGTGATTATCTTCAACCCCGAAGCCGGTGGCATGCCGCGGGGCGCTTACCGGGCGGGCATGGAAACCTTTACTACCATGTTGAGAAATGATAAAGAGATGGACCTGTCCCGGCTCGACGTTGTCACAGCCTACTTCCGCTTGCTGTACCAGGCGGCGGAACTCGATAGCTACGGTATTGAAGAGCTTCGCCGGCAGTTAAATTACCCCGAGGTTGCCCATCGCTTTCGTTTGATAGCTGATGACACGGAACAGGTAATCGTGCGCTACGGCGATGTAGAGGAAGTGAACAGTCACATTGAAGCCATAAAACACAGCGGCCCCAGCCGGCGCCTGCTGCGGCTGCTCCAACCGTACCTGGTGGCGGTTAACCGGCACCTGCTCCCGCGCCTTCAGAGCGAAGGGGAGGTTGCTCCTCTGGCGCCGGGTCTTTGGCAGTGGTTGGGTGGGTATGACAGCCTACGCGGCTTAACCATGTCCCACCATGACCCGGCCGAGTTGATTGGATAGGTTGGCACACTGAAAGGAGGTGAAAGGATGTACGAAGATGCTCCGCTGGTTGTCAAGTTGTGGGGAGATTTTGCTTGCTTTACCCGGCCGGAAATGAAAGTGGAACGCGTAAGCTACCCAGTGCTGACCCCTTCCGCCGCTCGCGGGGCTTTGGAAGCCATCTTTTGGAAACCGGAGTTTCGCTGGCGGGTGAAGAGGATTGATGTTCTCAAACCCATTCGCTATTTTTCTCTGCTGCGCAACGAGGTCAACAATAAGGTGGCAGTTTCTTCGGTCAAGGGCTGGGGCCCGGACCACGGCTATTATGCCGACCTGGATCGGGCCCAGCGGCACACCCTGGCGCTCAGGGACGTGGCTTACTTGGTGTGGGCAGACGTGGACCTGGCACATCATGCGAGCGGGATTGATCCGGCCAAGTACCGTGACCAGTTCCGGCGGCGCGTTGCCCGGGGGCAGTGTCGTCACCAGCCGTACTTGGGCTGCCGCGAATTTGCCGCCTTCTTTAGCCCACCGGACGGGCGTGAGCAACCTTTCCCGCTTACCGAGGACCTGGGGCTGATGCTTTTTGACATCGACTATGCTCCGGACGGATCCGGGCGCGGGAAGCCGCGCTTCTTTCGAGCAAAGCTGGTAGGCGGCATCCTTGATATACCGCAGGAACTATAAGAAGGGAAGGAGGTGTGAGCGGGTATGCTGCTGCAGAAGCTCAAAGAGTATGCCGCCCGGTCGCCGGCGGCCGATCTACCACCCATGTACCTGGCCACCCCGATCAAATGGTTGATTCATCTCGACCAGGAAGGGAAGTTTCTGGGCTTTGTCTCTACCTCGAGCGGAACGAAAAAGAAGAACGACCGGGGAAAAGAGTACCCTGCTCCCTCGTTGGTTCGTGCCTATGGTATCAAGCCCAAGCTGCTGGCTGACCGGGCGGATTATGTGCTCGGCTTTATTGAGGAAGACGCCAAGCCTAAAGATAAGAAACGAGCGCAGGACTGCCATAATGCCTTCGTTGCCTTGATCAAGGAGTGTGTGCGGGCTACGCGCGTGCCTGAGGTCCTAGCCGTGGAGAAGTTCTTGGACAACTTGGACTTGACAACGCTGTCCCTTCCGGCCGACATTTCCTCCGGCGACAATGTCACCTTTGTTGTCGATGGGACCATGCCCATAGACCTTCAGAGGGTACGGGAATTCTGGGCCCAGACGCAGGCATCATCCGAAGAACTGGCGCAGTGCCTGGTCTGCGGACAGCTTAAACCTCCCATGAAGCGCCAGCCCATTAAGGTTAAAGGCATCCCGGGCGGACAGCCCTCCGGAATGGCGCTGGTTTCGGCAAACGCGGCTGCTTTTGAATCGTATGGGCTAGAGGCGTCATTGGTTGCTCCTATCTGCCGGGAGTGCGCGGAAGGCTACGGGCGGGCGCTGGAACAACTGATTCGTGGTGAAGATACCCATCTTACCATCGGCCCTTGCGTCTACCTGTTTTGGACTCGAGAAGACCAGGGGTTCTCACCGGTGAGTATCCTTGCGTCGCCCGAGCCTGGTGATGTTAAAGCCCTTCTACGTTCGGTGTACGGCACCCGGGGTGCCATGCCACTCAACCCGATGGATTTCTATGCTATAGCCCTTTCCAGCAGTGGTGGCCGGGTAGCAGTACGTGATTGGCTGGTCACGACGGTAGGTGAAGTGCAGCAAAACCTGGCCTGGTACTTCCGGTTGCAACGCCTGGCCGACCGCGATGGCCGACCGGTGGGCCTATTCCCGTTAACGGCCAGCTTGGTAGCAGCCAGCAAAGACATTCGAGTGAACATTCCAGAAGCCTTTGTCAACCTGGCGCTTAAAGGTACGCCTCTGCCCAGGTGGATCCTTTACGAAGCCGTGCGCCGGTCGGCAGTGGAGCAACGAGTTACACGACCACGCGCCTGCGTTATTAAAATGGCGCTGCTCAGTCAAGAAAAGGGGACGAGGGAGGATGGTTATATGGAACAGCTCGACCTTGCTAACCGTAACCCGGCGTATCTGAGTGGCAGGCTCCTTGCCGTCCTGGAGTTTATTCAGGAGGCGGCCTTGCCGGGCATCAAGGCTACTATCGTGGACCGTTACTACGGCACTGCGTCTTCCGCCCCGGCTTCTGTTTACGGCCGCCTGCTTAGAACGGCGCAATCCCATCTGGCCAAACTGCGCAAGGATAAGAAGGGTGCTTACACAGTTCTGCAGCGCCTTTTGGAAGAAGTCTTAGCCGGGCTGAAGATGTTCCCGGCAACCCTGAACCTGCAGGACCAGGCCCTGTTTGCACTTGGCTACTACCATCAGCGTGCAGCCGGGTGGTCGGCGGGTGTCACGGCAGCGGCCAAAGACCATCCTGAAGATGAAGAATAAGGAGGAAGAAGGCAGATGACAGAGAAGGTGTATTTGGATACGAACCGGCGCCACGACTTTGTACTGTTGTTCGATGTTAAAGATGGGAACCCAAATGGTGACCCTGATGCCGGGAACCTGCCGCGCGTTGACCCTGAAACCATGCAAGGGCTTGTAACCGATGTGTGCCTGAAGCGGAAGATTCGCGATTGGGTGGACCTTACGCGGGGCAATGAAGAGCGCATGAAGATTTACGTAGAACATCATGGCATTCTCAATCTCCAGCACGAGCGCGCCTACAAGGCCATTGGCAAAAAACCTTCCGGTAGCAAACAAGATCGTGCCACGGTCAGCGAGGCCCGGGCCTGGATGTGCGAAAACTTCTTTGATGTTCGTACCTTCGGTGCTGTGATGACCACGGAGGTGAACTGTGGCCAAGTCCTGGGTCCCGTGCAGCTTACCTTTGCCCGCTCTATTGATCCTATTGTTCCTCTCGATCTTTCGATTACCAGAGTTGCTGTTACCCGCCCTGAAGATGCTGAAGTTCAAGTCAGTGAAGATGGTAAGGAAGGAAAAGGCAAGGTTACGGAAATGGGGCGCAAAGCCGTAGTTCCCTACGGGCTTTATCTGGGGTATGGCTTTTTTAGCCCCTTCTTTGCTCAAGATACCGGCATGAACAGCGAAGACCTGGAGGTTCTGTGGGAAGCGTTAGAACATATGTGGGAGCTAGACCGTTCTGCCAGCCGGGGACTTATGGCCTGCCGGGGGCTCTACGTCTTCAGCCATGAAAAACCTGTGGGTAATGCGCCGGCGCAGGACCTCTTTGAACGTGTCAAGGTTAAGCGCGTTTCCACGACTCCTCCCAGGACGTTTGCGGACTACCATGTTACTGTGGAGGAGGAGAACCTGCCTGCTGGTGTGACCTTGACTCGCCTGGTGGGCTGACATGGAAGACGAGGATTATACCATTGCGGGCTTTGAACCCGTCTTTCTCTCTGCTCTAGAGCATTACAGCTACTGTCCGCGCCAATGTGCCCTCATTCACGTTGAGCAAACCTTCGATGAAAACATCTACACCTTGCGGGGCAGGGCTGTGCACCAACGCGTGCATGAGGTTGACTCTTTTTCGGAAGAGGGTGTGCGAGTAGAGCATTCGCTGGCCTTGTGGAGTAACCGGCTGGGGCTCGTAGGGCAGGCGGATCTGGTTGAATTTCACGAGGGTGTACCCTACCCGGTCGAGTATAAGTATGGTAAGTACCGGGAACGGGACATCGAGCACGCGGCTGTACAATTGGGCGGGCAGGCCATCTGCCTGGAGGAAATGACGGGGATTGCCGTACCGAAGGGGGCGGTCTACTGCCACAACTCACACCGGCGGTATGAGATTACCATTACGTCAGAGCTGCGCAGCAAAGTACAGGCGATAACTGCTGCCGTACGTGCCATGCTGCTTGCTGGAGAGTTGCCACCTCCTGCAAACGATAAACGCTGCCGGAACTGCTCTTTAAATGCCGTCTGCATGCCGTCGGCCATTGGGGACGGGTCCAAAGCGCGTTCCCTTGTGGCCGGCCTTTTCCGGCTTTAGGACCAACGGAAAAGGGTTGAAGGACATGGAGCAGCTCTTAAACACACTTTACGTAATGACACAGGGTGCCTACGTGCGTTTGGATCACGAAACCCTCAAGGTAGAGGTCGAAGGATCAACGCAGGTGCAGGTACCCTTGCACCATTTGGGCGGGATTATCTGTTTAGGGAACGTTTTGATTAGCCCAGGGGTCATACACGCCTGTGCCGACGATGGCCGCTTTATCGTCATGCTGGATCATGTCGGACGCTTTAAAGCCCGTGTAGTGGGACCTACTACCGGCAACGTACTATTGCGACGCGCTCAACATAAGGCCCTTGACGATTCACAAAAGACCTTGGCCATTGCGCGCAACTTGGTGGCGGGTAAAATAAGGAACGCGCGAACGATAGTACTGCGGGGGGCGCGAGAGGCAGAAGAAAAAGAAGACGAAGCTGGTTTGCGGGAAACCGCCAATAGGCTGGCGTGTTCCTTGTCGCATCTAGAACGAAGCACCGCAATAGAAGAGGTGCGCGGCATTGAAGGTGAGGCTGCACGGACCTACTTTAGCTCTTTTGCCCGACTCATTCGTGCCGACCGGGCTGCATTTACCCCTAAGGGACGAACCCGACGCCCGCCACGGGACCGCATCAATGCTTTGCTTTCCTTTTTGTACGCGCTTGTTTTAACTGATTGCCTGGCCGCGGCGGAAGGAGTTGGACTTGATCCGCAGGTAGGGTACCTCCACACGCTGCGTCCGGGGCGCCCTGCCTTGGCCCTAGACTTAATGGAGGAGTTCCGCACTGTTCTGGCCGACCGCGTCGCCTTAACCCTCGTGAACCGGCGGCAGATTACACCCGATCACTTCGAAGAGCGACCCGGTGGTTCGGTCTACTTAAACGACAGTGGGCGAAGGGAGGTGGCGGTGGCTTATCAAAAGAGGAAGCAGGAAACGGTTACGCACCCTTTGTTGGAGCGAGCGGAGCCGCTGGGAATGATGCCGCATATCCAAGCGCGCCTGCTGGCCCGGACACTACGGGGTGATTTACCAGAGTACCCGCCATTTACTTACCGGTAGGTGGTAGTTATGGAGATCTTGGTGTCCTACGATGTCTCCACTGAGTCAGAAGGCGGCCGCAAACGACTGCGAAAGGTTGCCCAGGCTTGTAAGGACTACGGCCAGCGGGTCCAAAAGTCTGTCTTCGAGTGCTCAGTTAATGACGTCCAGTACGAGCGCCTAAAGCAGCGGCTTCTGGAGTATATCGATGAAAAAGAAGACAGCCTTCGCATCTACATGCTTCGTGAACCCCGCGCTAAATATGTAGAAACCTTTGGCGTAGACCTAAGGATAGACTTCAACGACCCGCTAGTTCTGTAGCGCGAACCGGGAGCCGTGACAAAAAGTAGGAGGATTCGCGATGCACGCCAGTCAAGGGCTTGTCCGCTCTTTTATTAAGATCTCCTTTAGAAGAAGAGCTGGAAAGAGCGGGTTCGCGCATTTGCACCGTGGAACCAAGAGCCCAAGCCTGCTGGCGCGAATGCTGTCGCACCCGGCCTCCAAGCCGGGTGAGGATTGAAACATTGAGTCGGACTTACTTCCCAAGCAGATTAACGTCGCACCCGGCCTCCAAGCCGGGTGAGGATTGAAACCTCCATTAACCGGGTAACGGTTGCAATCTGCTCGGGAGTCGCACCCGGCCTCCAAGCCGGGTGAGGATTGAAACCCGGTCTACAGGGGACAGGGTTTTGAGCACGTCTGTCGCACCCGGCCTCCAAGCCGGGTGAGGATTGAAACATCCAAGGCCTTGCAGCGGGTCTTGGTGATTATGGTCGCACCCGGCCTCCAAGCCGGGTGAGGATTGAAACCTGCCTATGGATGACCGTCAGTACGAGGTGGGCAGTCGCACCCGGCCTCCAAGCCGGGTGAGGATTGAAACACCAACCTGACCACCACGTGGGGCGGCGTGTTTGTCGCACCCGGCCTCCAAGCCGGGTGAGGATTGAAACCTGGTAGTAAGTAATCCCATCAATAGGCCGTAGACTGTCGCACCCGGCCTCCAAGCCGGGTGAGGATTGAAACAATATCCCTAAAGGCTGCCGCCCGCTTGGTTCGTGTCGCACCCGGCCTCCAAGCCGGGTGAGGATTGAAACCTGGAGACGGCCCAGCTAACTATTCGGCAGATCGCGTCGCACCCGGCCTCCAAGCCGGGTGAGGATTGAAACGGCACCGGGTGTCGATCCAGCAGCCCGTCAAGACCCGTCGCACCCGGCCTCCAAGCCGGGTGAGGATTGAAACGCAGGCCGTTACGGGCAACACCGCCGTGGAGTGGGTCGCACCCGGCCTCCAAGCCGGGTGAGGATTGAAACCTCGGTGCCAAGGCCGCCGGCGTATTGGTTTGCCGTCGCACCCGGCCTCCAAGCCGGGTGAGGATT
Coding sequences:
- the cas4 gene encoding CRISPR-associated protein Cas4 translates to MEDEDYTIAGFEPVFLSALEHYSYCPRQCALIHVEQTFDENIYTLRGRAVHQRVHEVDSFSEEGVRVEHSLALWSNRLGLVGQADLVEFHEGVPYPVEYKYGKYRERDIEHAAVQLGGQAICLEEMTGIAVPKGAVYCHNSHRRYEITITSELRSKVQAITAAVRAMLLAGELPPPANDKRCRNCSLNAVCMPSAIGDGSKARSLVAGLFRL
- the cas2 gene encoding CRISPR-associated endonuclease Cas2, yielding MEILVSYDVSTESEGGRKRLRKVAQACKDYGQRVQKSVFECSVNDVQYERLKQRLLEYIDEKEDSLRIYMLREPRAKYVETFGVDLRIDFNDPLVL
- the cas1c gene encoding type I-C CRISPR-associated endonuclease Cas1c encodes the protein MEQLLNTLYVMTQGAYVRLDHETLKVEVEGSTQVQVPLHHLGGIICLGNVLISPGVIHACADDGRFIVMLDHVGRFKARVVGPTTGNVLLRRAQHKALDDSQKTLAIARNLVAGKIRNARTIVLRGAREAEEKEDEAGLRETANRLACSLSHLERSTAIEEVRGIEGEAARTYFSSFARLIRADRAAFTPKGRTRRPPRDRINALLSFLYALVLTDCLAAAEGVGLDPQVGYLHTLRPGRPALALDLMEEFRTVLADRVALTLVNRRQITPDHFEERPGGSVYLNDSGRREVAVAYQKRKQETVTHPLLERAEPLGMMPHIQARLLARTLRGDLPEYPPFTYR